From a region of the Pseudomonas fulva 12-X genome:
- a CDS encoding efflux RND transporter permease subunit has product MTQQAPRKDGFNLSDWALRHQSFVWYLMFVSLLMGVISYMNLGREEDPAFTIKTMVIQTRWPGATVDETLNQVTDRIEKKLEELDSLDYVKSYTRPGESTVMVFLRDTTSAGNIDNIWYQVRKKIDDIRGEFPQGLQGPSFNDEFGDVFGSIYAFTGDGLSMRQLRDYVEKVRAEIRSVPDLGKVQMVGQQNEVFYLNFSTRKLASLGIDQRQVVQSLQAQNAVTPSGVIESGPERISVRTSGQFASEADLRNVNLRLNDRFYRLTDIAEITRDYVDPPQALFRYNGKPAIGLAIAMRDGGNIQTFGEALHGRMDELTAELPVGVGVHVVSDQAEVVKDAVSGFTRALFEAVLIVMLVSFVSLGIRAGLVVACSIPLVLAMVFMFMEYSGITMQRISLGALIIALGLMVDDAMITVEVMVTRLEKGDSLHDAGTFAYTSTAFPMLTGTLVTVAGFVPIGLNSSSAGEYTFTLFAVIAVALLLSWLVAVVFAPVIAVHILPKRLQAKEKGPGRIARAFDSGLLLAMRHRWWTIGLTIALFAASLAGMTMVQSQFFPASDRPELLVDLNLPQNASINETRAQVDRLEATLQGDEDIARWSTYIGQGALRFYLPLDQQLQNPFYAQLVIVAKDIDARDRLVAKLNKRLREDFVGIGTFVQPLEMGPPVGRPIQYRISGPNVDQVRKHALELATLLDKNPDIGEMVYDWNEPGKVLRIDVAQDKARQFGLSSEDVANLLNSVVSGNTVTQVKDDIYLIDVIGRAEDSERGSPQTLENLQIVNPNGVAIPLRAFATVGYELEQPLVWRRDRKPTITLKAAVVSDIQPTDLVADLAPDIQKFSDGLPNGYSVATGGTVEESGKAQGPIASVLPLMLFLMATFLMIQLHSVAKTFLVFSVAPLGLIGVVLALVPTGTPLGFVAILGVLALIGIIIRNSVILVTQIDEFERAGDSPWQAVIDATHHRRRPILLTAAAASLGMIPIAREVFWGPMAYAMIGGIFSATLLTLLFLPALYVAWYRIEEPSEEKREKTPA; this is encoded by the coding sequence ATGACCCAGCAGGCGCCGCGCAAGGACGGCTTCAACCTCTCGGACTGGGCGCTGCGCCACCAGTCGTTCGTCTGGTACCTGATGTTCGTGTCGCTGCTGATGGGCGTGATTTCCTACATGAACCTGGGCCGTGAGGAAGACCCGGCGTTCACCATCAAGACCATGGTCATCCAGACCCGCTGGCCGGGCGCCACGGTCGACGAAACCCTCAACCAGGTCACCGACCGCATCGAGAAGAAGCTCGAGGAGCTGGATTCGCTCGACTACGTGAAGAGCTACACGCGGCCGGGCGAGTCGACCGTCATGGTGTTCCTGCGCGACACCACCAGCGCCGGCAACATCGATAACATCTGGTACCAAGTTCGCAAGAAGATCGACGACATTCGCGGCGAATTCCCCCAGGGCCTGCAGGGTCCGTCGTTCAACGACGAATTTGGCGACGTGTTCGGCTCCATCTACGCCTTCACCGGCGACGGCCTGAGCATGCGCCAGCTGCGCGATTACGTGGAGAAGGTGCGCGCCGAGATCCGCAGCGTGCCGGACCTGGGCAAGGTGCAGATGGTCGGCCAGCAGAACGAGGTGTTCTACCTCAACTTCTCGACCCGCAAGCTGGCCTCACTGGGCATCGACCAGCGCCAGGTGGTGCAGAGCCTGCAGGCGCAGAACGCGGTGACGCCCTCCGGGGTGATCGAATCCGGCCCGGAGCGGATTTCCGTGCGCACCAGCGGCCAGTTCGCCTCCGAAGCCGACCTGCGCAACGTCAACCTGCGCCTCAACGACCGTTTCTACCGGCTGACCGATATCGCCGAGATCACCCGCGACTACGTCGACCCGCCCCAGGCGCTGTTCCGCTACAACGGCAAGCCGGCCATCGGCCTGGCCATCGCCATGCGCGACGGCGGCAATATCCAGACCTTCGGCGAAGCGTTGCACGGCCGAATGGACGAGCTGACCGCCGAGCTGCCGGTCGGCGTCGGCGTGCACGTGGTGTCCGACCAGGCCGAAGTGGTCAAGGACGCGGTCAGCGGCTTCACCCGCGCGCTGTTCGAGGCGGTGCTGATCGTCATGCTGGTGAGCTTCGTCAGCCTCGGCATCCGCGCCGGTCTGGTGGTCGCCTGCTCGATTCCGCTGGTGCTGGCCATGGTGTTCATGTTCATGGAATACAGCGGCATCACCATGCAGCGTATTTCCCTGGGCGCGCTGATCATCGCCCTCGGGCTGATGGTCGACGACGCGATGATCACCGTCGAGGTGATGGTCACGCGCCTGGAAAAAGGCGACTCGCTGCACGACGCCGGCACCTTCGCCTATACCTCCACGGCCTTCCCGATGCTCACCGGCACCCTGGTCACGGTGGCCGGCTTCGTGCCCATCGGCCTCAACTCCAGCTCGGCGGGCGAGTACACCTTCACCCTGTTCGCGGTTATCGCCGTGGCGCTGCTGCTGTCCTGGCTGGTGGCCGTGGTGTTCGCTCCGGTGATTGCCGTGCACATCCTGCCCAAGCGCCTGCAGGCCAAGGAAAAAGGCCCGGGCCGCATCGCCCGCGCCTTCGATAGCGGCCTGCTGCTGGCCATGCGGCACCGCTGGTGGACCATCGGCCTGACCATCGCCCTGTTCGCCGCCTCCCTGGCCGGCATGACCATGGTGCAGAGCCAGTTCTTCCCGGCTTCGGATCGCCCGGAGCTGCTCGTCGACCTCAACCTGCCGCAAAACGCCTCGATCAACGAGACCCGCGCCCAGGTCGACCGCCTCGAAGCCACCCTGCAGGGCGACGAGGACATCGCCCGCTGGAGCACTTACATCGGCCAGGGCGCCCTGCGCTTCTACCTGCCGCTCGACCAGCAATTGCAGAACCCCTTCTATGCCCAGCTGGTGATCGTCGCCAAGGACATCGACGCCCGCGACCGCCTGGTGGCCAAGCTCAACAAGCGCCTGCGCGAGGACTTCGTCGGCATCGGCACCTTCGTGCAGCCCCTGGAAATGGGCCCGCCGGTGGGCCGGCCGATCCAGTACCGGATCAGCGGGCCGAACGTCGATCAGGTGCGCAAGCACGCCCTGGAACTGGCCACCCTGCTGGACAAGAACCCGGACATCGGCGAGATGGTTTACGACTGGAACGAGCCCGGCAAAGTGCTGCGCATCGACGTCGCCCAGGACAAGGCGCGGCAGTTCGGGCTGTCGTCCGAAGACGTCGCCAACCTGCTCAACAGCGTGGTCAGCGGCAATACGGTCACCCAGGTGAAGGACGACATCTACCTGATCGACGTGATCGGCCGCGCCGAAGACAGCGAACGCGGCTCGCCGCAAACCCTGGAGAACCTGCAGATCGTCAACCCGAACGGCGTGGCCATCCCGCTGCGCGCCTTCGCCACCGTCGGCTACGAGCTGGAGCAGCCGCTGGTCTGGCGCCGCGACCGCAAGCCGACCATCACCCTCAAGGCTGCGGTGGTCAGCGATATCCAGCCAACGGATCTGGTCGCCGATCTGGCGCCGGACATCCAGAAATTCTCTGACGGGCTACCCAACGGCTACAGCGTCGCCACCGGCGGCACCGTGGAGGAAAGCGGCAAGGCCCAGGGCCCGATTGCCAGCGTGCTGCCATTGATGCTGTTCCTGATGGCCACCTTCCTGATGATCCAGCTTCACAGCGTGGCCAAGACCTTCCTGGTGTTCAGCGTGGCGCCGCTGGGCCTGATCGGTGTGGTACTGGCCCTGGTGCCGACCGGCACGCCCCTGGGCTTCGTGGCGATTCTCGGAGTGCTAGCGCTGATCGGCATCATCATCCGCAACTCGGTGATCCTGGTGACCCAGATCGACGAATTCGAACGGGCCGGCGACTCACCCTGGCAAGCGGTGATCGATGCCACCCACCACCGCCGCCGCCCGATCCTGCTGACTGCCGCCGCCGCGAGCCTGGGCATGATCCCCATCGCCCGCGAAGTGTTCTGGGGGCCGATGGCCTACGCCATGATCGGCGGCATCTTCAGCGCCACCCTGCTGACCCTGCTGTTCCTGCCGGCGCTTTATGTGGCGTGGTATCGGATCGAGGAGCCTTCCGAAGAGAAGCGCGAGAAGACGCCGGCTTGA
- a CDS encoding efflux RND transporter periplasmic adaptor subunit encodes MPPVPTSALPRLAVALLAFALLAGCGDEPSPAPKNPRVKVATVSQMDYAADATITGDVQARVQTDLSFRVGGKITERLVDVGDTVKADQVLARLDPQDQRNAVRSAEAAAEAARAQVKLSAANLWRQQQLLPKGYTSRSEYDSAVASDRSARNSLAAAEAQLADAREQAGYTELRAESDGVITARQAEVGQVVQAATPIFGLAREGARDAVFNVFEALLVEPGQAVQVSLLDNPKVTARGVVREVNPQVSAQSGTVQVKVGLEEVPAAMTLGSAVSAHVSNPVVRSVELPWSALTKAESEPAVWRLGEDDIVQLHPVQVGRYLTDKVIIRAGLNDGDRVVVAGGQLLHPGQKVEIAEAREQNQQQQQEQQP; translated from the coding sequence ATGCCGCCCGTACCGACCTCTGCGTTGCCTCGCCTTGCCGTGGCCCTGCTGGCTTTCGCGCTGCTGGCCGGCTGCGGTGACGAGCCGTCGCCCGCGCCGAAGAACCCGCGGGTCAAGGTGGCGACCGTCAGCCAGATGGACTATGCGGCGGATGCCACCATCACCGGCGACGTGCAGGCACGGGTGCAGACCGACCTGTCGTTTCGCGTCGGCGGCAAGATCACCGAGCGCCTGGTGGATGTGGGCGACACGGTGAAGGCCGACCAGGTGCTGGCGCGCCTCGACCCGCAGGACCAGCGCAACGCCGTGCGCTCCGCCGAAGCGGCCGCCGAAGCCGCCCGCGCCCAGGTCAAGCTGAGCGCCGCCAACCTCTGGCGCCAGCAGCAACTGCTGCCCAAGGGCTATACCAGCCGCAGTGAATACGACAGCGCCGTGGCCAGCGACCGCAGCGCGCGCAACAGCCTGGCCGCCGCCGAAGCTCAGCTGGCCGACGCCCGCGAGCAGGCCGGCTACACCGAGCTGCGCGCCGAGAGTGACGGGGTGATCACCGCCCGCCAGGCCGAGGTCGGCCAGGTGGTCCAGGCGGCCACGCCGATCTTCGGCCTGGCCCGCGAAGGCGCTCGCGATGCGGTGTTCAACGTTTTCGAAGCGCTGCTGGTCGAGCCCGGCCAGGCGGTGCAGGTCAGCCTGCTCGACAATCCCAAGGTGACTGCCCGCGGCGTGGTGCGTGAGGTCAACCCGCAGGTGTCGGCGCAGAGCGGCACGGTGCAGGTCAAGGTCGGCCTCGAAGAAGTGCCGGCGGCGATGACCCTGGGCTCGGCGGTCAGCGCCCATGTCAGCAACCCGGTGGTGCGCAGCGTCGAACTGCCCTGGTCGGCGTTGACCAAGGCGGAGAGCGAGCCGGCGGTGTGGCGCCTCGGTGAGGACGACATCGTGCAGCTGCACCCGGTGCAGGTCGGCCGCTACCTGACCGACAAGGTGATCATCCGCGCCGGCCTGAACGACGGCGACCGCGTGGTGGTGGCCGGTGGGCAACTGCTGCATCCGGGCCAGAAAGTGGAAATCGCCGAGGCCCGTGAACAGAACCAGCAGCAACAGCAGGAGCAGCAGCCATGA
- a CDS encoding efflux RND transporter periplasmic adaptor subunit, with amino-acid sequence MKRAIPFALLAALLAGCAEEEKPAPIRPVLYTEVQQQDQQVLGRFAGTIEARVQSTLGFRVGGRVSHRLVDAGAEVTAGTPLATLDPTDQQNALRASEGDQARAEAQWINAQANARRQQELFDRGVGAKANLEQAQTELSNARSNRDQAEAATRQARDRLNYGTLKSDFDAVVTAWHVEAGQVVGAGQEVVTLARPDVREAVFDLPVELADGLDDQVQFNVASQLDPTIATRGRLRELEPRADAATRTRRARLTLEETPPGLRLGTAVAISLTRAQQPRSLLPAAAVQEVDGQSRVWLIDTQAKTVHPRSVKVVGREGEQISVEGLAAGDKVVSAGLSELMDGQQIRIDEGVAP; translated from the coding sequence ATGAAGCGCGCCATCCCTTTCGCGCTGCTCGCCGCCCTGCTCGCCGGCTGCGCGGAAGAAGAAAAACCCGCACCTATCCGTCCGGTGCTTTACACCGAGGTGCAGCAGCAGGATCAGCAGGTGCTGGGCCGCTTCGCCGGCACCATCGAGGCGCGGGTGCAGAGCACCCTGGGCTTTCGCGTCGGCGGCCGGGTGTCCCATCGCCTGGTGGACGCCGGCGCCGAAGTGACGGCCGGCACGCCGCTGGCCACCCTCGACCCCACCGACCAGCAGAACGCCCTGCGCGCCAGCGAAGGCGACCAGGCGCGCGCCGAAGCGCAGTGGATCAACGCCCAGGCCAATGCGCGCCGCCAGCAGGAACTGTTCGACCGCGGCGTTGGCGCCAAGGCCAACCTGGAGCAAGCGCAGACCGAGCTGAGCAACGCCCGCAGCAACCGTGATCAGGCCGAGGCCGCCACCCGCCAGGCCCGCGACCGTCTGAACTACGGCACACTGAAAAGCGACTTCGATGCGGTGGTCACCGCCTGGCACGTGGAGGCCGGCCAGGTGGTCGGCGCCGGCCAGGAAGTGGTCACCCTGGCCCGCCCGGACGTGCGCGAAGCGGTCTTCGATCTGCCCGTGGAGCTGGCCGACGGCCTGGACGATCAGGTGCAGTTCAACGTCGCCTCCCAGCTCGACCCGACCATCGCCACCCGCGGCAGGCTGCGCGAACTGGAGCCGCGCGCCGATGCCGCCACCCGCACCCGCCGCGCTCGCCTGACCCTGGAAGAAACCCCGCCCGGCCTGCGCCTGGGCACCGCCGTGGCCATCAGCCTGACCCGCGCCCAGCAGCCGCGCAGCCTGTTGCCGGCCGCTGCCGTACAGGAAGTCGACGGCCAGAGCCGCGTGTGGCTGATCGATACCCAGGCCAAGACCGTGCACCCGCGCAGCGTGAAGGTGGTCGGCCGCGAAGGCGAACAGATCAGCGTCGAAGGCCTTGCGGCCGGCGACAAGGTAGTCAGCGCCGGCCTGAGCGAACTCATGGACGGCCAGCAGATCCGCATCGATGAGGGCGTCGCACCATGA